Proteins encoded in a region of the Archangium lipolyticum genome:
- a CDS encoding NAD(P)/FAD-dependent oxidoreductase, with amino-acid sequence MTGLREKLPHVVILGGGFGGLYAARALRNAPVRVTVVDRQNHHLFQPLLYQVATATLSPGEIASPIRGLLSRDSTVLLAEATGVDVANKRVLLADGELSYDYLVIATGATHSYFGHDEWAKYALGLKTIDDALEIRRRVLLAFEMAEREPDPVRRRELLTFVIIGAGPTGVEMAGALAEISRHTLAKDFHNIDPSQARILLLEGLPRVLPVYSEDLSEKARRALEKLGVEVRTNTRVTRIDETGVYIGEEHIPAWSTIWAAGVAASPVARSLGSPLDRAGRVHVSPELTVPGRQDVFVIGDLAHFVQDGNPIPGVAPAAIQQGKHAARNIRRHLEGKPMEPFRYWDRGTYAVIGRGKAVGVAFQRFESSGFSAWMAWLGIHILFLIGFRSKLAVLLDWAYSYVAFKRSARLITGPLPELVRPVKVGEGALKSPPDTGSSPRDAALG; translated from the coding sequence ATGACGGGCCTACGCGAGAAGCTTCCCCACGTGGTCATCCTGGGTGGTGGTTTTGGCGGCCTGTACGCGGCGCGTGCACTGCGGAATGCCCCGGTGCGGGTCACCGTGGTGGATCGGCAGAACCACCATCTATTCCAACCCCTGCTGTATCAGGTGGCCACGGCCACCCTCAGCCCGGGGGAGATTGCCTCGCCGATTCGAGGCCTGTTGAGCCGGGACTCGACGGTCCTGCTCGCCGAGGCGACGGGTGTGGACGTGGCCAACAAGCGCGTGCTGCTGGCCGACGGCGAGCTGTCCTATGACTACCTCGTCATCGCCACCGGGGCGACGCACTCCTACTTCGGCCATGACGAGTGGGCGAAGTACGCCCTGGGGTTGAAGACGATCGACGACGCGCTGGAGATCCGCCGCCGGGTACTGCTGGCCTTCGAGATGGCCGAGCGGGAGCCGGACCCGGTCCGCCGTCGCGAGCTGCTCACCTTCGTCATCATCGGCGCGGGGCCCACGGGCGTGGAGATGGCCGGGGCGCTCGCGGAGATCTCCCGTCACACGCTGGCCAAGGACTTCCACAACATCGATCCCTCTCAGGCCCGCATCCTCCTGTTGGAGGGCCTGCCGCGCGTGCTGCCCGTCTACTCGGAGGACCTCTCGGAGAAGGCCCGCCGCGCGTTGGAGAAGCTGGGCGTGGAGGTCCGCACGAACACGCGAGTCACCCGGATCGACGAGACGGGGGTGTACATCGGCGAGGAGCACATTCCGGCGTGGAGCACCATCTGGGCCGCTGGCGTGGCCGCCTCCCCGGTGGCGCGCTCGTTGGGCTCGCCGCTGGACAGGGCGGGCCGCGTCCACGTGTCGCCCGAGCTCACCGTCCCGGGCCGCCAGGACGTCTTCGTCATCGGGGACCTGGCGCACTTCGTCCAGGACGGCAATCCCATCCCCGGAGTGGCGCCCGCGGCGATCCAGCAGGGCAAGCATGCCGCGCGCAACATCCGTCGCCACCTGGAGGGCAAGCCGATGGAGCCCTTCCGCTACTGGGATCGGGGCACCTACGCGGTCATCGGGCGCGGCAAGGCGGTGGGAGTGGCCTTCCAGCGCTTCGAGTCCTCGGGCTTCTCCGCTTGGATGGCGTGGCTCGGCATCCACATCCTCTTCCTCATCGGATTCCGCAGCAAGCTGGCCGTGCTCCTCGACTGGGCCTACTCGTACGTCGCCTTCAAGCGCTCGGCCCGTCTCATCACCGGCCCATTGCCCGAGCTGGTGCGGCCCGTGAAGGTGGGGGAGGGCGCGCTCAAGAGTCCCCCGGATACCGGGAGTTCCCCCCGGGACGCCGCACTTGGCTGA
- a CDS encoding MotA/TolQ/ExbB proton channel family protein, with translation MNHSADFTIAGIWASTGPFARAVIFTLAIMSIASLVVMVERIIVFRKTRKDSRNFAAKMGAILAKGDLQQAANTNMGKDVGHLGRVINSGLTAYRISPSNRDVAVESVARALERQAQREVQSLKRGLGVLATVGSTAPFVGLLGTTMGIVTAFQLMAASGAGGLGTISAGIAEALITTAFGLLVAIPAVMAYNFLSGWVDSRSVDISESSNEFLDVVARNLGGGSHSTQQG, from the coding sequence ATGAATCATTCCGCTGATTTCACGATTGCTGGTATCTGGGCCAGCACGGGTCCGTTCGCTCGTGCAGTCATCTTCACCCTGGCGATCATGTCCATCGCCTCGCTGGTGGTGATGGTGGAGCGCATCATCGTCTTCCGCAAGACGCGCAAGGACTCGCGCAACTTCGCCGCCAAGATGGGGGCCATCCTGGCCAAGGGCGATCTGCAGCAGGCCGCCAACACCAACATGGGCAAGGACGTCGGCCACCTGGGCCGCGTCATCAACTCGGGCCTGACGGCCTACCGCATCAGCCCGTCCAACAGGGACGTGGCGGTGGAATCGGTGGCGCGCGCGCTGGAGCGCCAGGCGCAGCGCGAGGTGCAGAGCCTCAAGCGCGGCCTGGGCGTGCTGGCCACGGTGGGCTCCACGGCCCCGTTCGTGGGTCTGCTGGGCACCACGATGGGTATCGTGACGGCCTTCCAACTCATGGCGGCCTCGGGCGCCGGTGGTCTGGGCACCATCTCCGCCGGTATCGCCGAGGCGCTCATCACCACGGCCTTCGGTCTGCTGGTGGCCATCCCCGCCGTTATGGCCTACAACTTCCTGTCCGGCTGGGTGGACTCGCGCTCGGTGGACATCTCCGAGTCCTCCAACGAGTTCCTGGACGTGGTCGCGCGCAACCTGGGCGGTGGCTCGCACTCCACGCAGCAGGGTTAG
- a CDS encoding DUF2378 family protein translates to MADELLVFEQTIEAVFVRALHGRLPPGCKVRLRQAGLDLDQKLRPAYPFDSWMAFLRITAEELYPGEPLEQGAFKIGEACIDGFRETMLGRAVLSLLRVLGPKRALMRATQNFRAGNNYTESRLKELSPRQFELWMNEVGSLPTFTAGIIHAGLRTAGAESIRIDLSGYDGHACTYCISWSEASVSSGVAGRGDSKAATRSGSISSL, encoded by the coding sequence ATGGCCGACGAGCTCCTCGTCTTCGAGCAGACCATCGAAGCAGTCTTCGTACGCGCGCTGCACGGGCGCCTCCCGCCCGGTTGCAAGGTGCGCCTGCGCCAGGCGGGGTTGGATCTCGACCAGAAGCTCCGCCCCGCCTATCCCTTCGACTCGTGGATGGCCTTCCTCCGCATCACGGCGGAGGAGCTCTACCCGGGCGAACCGCTGGAACAGGGCGCCTTCAAGATCGGCGAGGCCTGCATCGACGGCTTCCGCGAGACGATGCTGGGCCGGGCCGTGCTCTCGCTGCTGCGCGTGCTGGGCCCCAAGCGGGCGCTGATGCGGGCCACGCAGAACTTCCGGGCGGGCAACAACTACACCGAGTCACGCCTCAAGGAGCTGAGCCCGCGCCAGTTCGAGCTGTGGATGAACGAGGTCGGCTCGCTGCCCACGTTCACCGCGGGCATCATCCACGCGGGCCTGCGGACGGCCGGCGCGGAGAGCATCCGCATCGACCTGTCCGGCTACGACGGCCACGCCTGCACCTACTGCATCAGCTGGAGCGAGGCCTCGGTCTCCTCGGGCGTGGCCGGCAGGGGCGACTCCAAGGCCGCCACCAGGTCCGGATCCATCAGCTCCCTGTAG
- a CDS encoding DUF1285 domain-containing protein, whose amino-acid sequence MTQPPSGPTPPSGPPPFGKRWHTREDSGIRLDARLRWWHDDEPIEHPRIIELFNTSLVLDDEGRYQLQIGKDWCYVQVEDAAYEVRTVDVTSDERVSVRLSDRTAEALDPATLAVGSDGVLTCGVKGGRGKARFSRDAQYQLGELLEQDEGGHLFLRAGQRRLPVPSVSLDALGA is encoded by the coding sequence GTGACACAACCGCCTTCAGGACCCACACCGCCCTCGGGCCCTCCGCCCTTCGGCAAGCGCTGGCACACCCGCGAGGACAGCGGCATCCGCCTCGATGCCCGGCTGCGCTGGTGGCACGACGACGAGCCCATCGAGCACCCGCGCATCATCGAGCTCTTCAACACCTCGCTCGTGCTCGATGACGAGGGGCGCTACCAGCTCCAGATTGGCAAGGACTGGTGCTACGTCCAGGTGGAGGACGCCGCCTACGAGGTGCGCACCGTGGACGTCACCTCGGACGAGCGGGTGTCCGTGCGCCTGAGTGACCGCACCGCCGAGGCGCTCGATCCGGCCACCCTCGCCGTGGGCTCCGACGGCGTCCTCACGTGTGGGGTGAAGGGCGGCCGGGGCAAGGCGCGCTTCTCCCGGGACGCCCAGTACCAGCTCGGCGAGCTGCTGGAGCAGGACGAGGGCGGCCACCTGTTCCTGCGCGCGGGCCAGCGCCGCCTCCCGGTGCCCTCCGTGTCGCTCGACGCGCTTGGTGCCTAG
- a CDS encoding energy transducer TonB, with the protein MFDSVLDRGQGPKSRVGVGAVISVVLHVGVFAAALWLSTRPAKQEEKEVEVTFKQAMAPPMAAAPPPPPPPPPAKKKSSTKKPVVKKPDVIVQPKEIPQEKPPEVEPDPNAAEEEASEEEVEGGVEGGVEGGVIGGVVGGVVGGVLGGQLGGTGTDVLPFGAGMTRPEKLSGPAPQYTREALEARVQGLMIVKCVITTEGKIERCRIIKPLPHMEQAVLDALYAQRYQPVTFQGRPVQVDYTFNIRLSLPR; encoded by the coding sequence ATGTTCGACTCTGTCCTTGACCGTGGGCAAGGCCCCAAGTCTCGCGTTGGCGTGGGCGCCGTCATTTCGGTCGTCCTGCACGTGGGTGTGTTCGCCGCGGCACTCTGGCTCTCCACTCGTCCTGCCAAGCAGGAGGAGAAGGAGGTGGAAGTGACGTTCAAGCAGGCCATGGCGCCGCCAATGGCCGCCGCGCCGCCTCCGCCTCCGCCGCCTCCGCCGGCCAAGAAGAAGAGCTCCACCAAGAAGCCGGTGGTGAAGAAGCCGGACGTGATCGTCCAGCCCAAGGAGATCCCCCAGGAGAAGCCGCCCGAGGTGGAGCCGGATCCGAACGCCGCGGAGGAGGAGGCCAGCGAGGAGGAGGTCGAGGGAGGTGTCGAGGGTGGCGTCGAAGGCGGTGTGATTGGTGGCGTGGTCGGTGGTGTGGTGGGCGGGGTGCTGGGCGGTCAGCTGGGTGGCACGGGAACGGACGTGCTGCCGTTCGGCGCGGGAATGACCCGCCCGGAAAAGCTTTCTGGTCCGGCGCCTCAGTATACTCGCGAGGCGCTCGAGGCCCGCGTGCAGGGCCTGATGATCGTCAAGTGCGTCATCACCACGGAGGGCAAGATCGAGCGGTGCCGCATCATCAAGCCGCTGCCGCACATGGAGCAGGCCGTGCTGGACGCCCTGTACGCCCAGCGCTACCAGCCCGTGACGTTCCAGGGTCGCCCCGTGCAGGTCGACTACACCTTCAACATCCGTCTGAGCCTGCCCCGCTGA
- a CDS encoding ExbD/TolR family protein has protein sequence MGMSVGGSQGGPKSDINVTPLVDVVLVLLIIFMVVTPMLQRGKSVSLPKASKVEDSEKQGTDPDPVILSVTTDKKMFLEQDEFDAAGLEGKLRETLAYLPNKKILLKGDSALTVGDVRQVMEITRKAKAKKIFLGVEELKK, from the coding sequence ATGGGAATGTCCGTAGGTGGCTCCCAAGGGGGCCCGAAGAGCGACATCAACGTCACGCCCTTGGTGGACGTGGTGCTGGTGCTCCTCATTATCTTCATGGTCGTCACGCCCATGCTTCAGCGTGGCAAGTCCGTGAGCCTGCCCAAGGCCTCCAAGGTGGAGGACTCGGAGAAACAGGGCACTGACCCGGATCCGGTCATCCTCTCCGTCACCACGGACAAGAAGATGTTCCTGGAGCAGGACGAGTTCGACGCGGCCGGCCTCGAGGGCAAGCTGCGCGAGACGCTCGCCTATCTCCCCAACAAGAAGATCCTTCTCAAGGGTGACAGCGCCCTCACCGTGGGCGACGTGCGACAGGTGATGGAGATCACCCGCAAGGCCAAGGCCAAGAAGATCTTCCTCGGCGTCGAGGAGCTGAAGAAATAG
- a CDS encoding ExbD/TolR family protein codes for MAKTRKFVKPATPPNSDINVTPLVDVVLVLLIIFMVVTPLLEKDIEVRIPETEDVPVEQMPQDNNQLIVKLDANGTYSINTDPVSPEEYVGKLKRMLAAKTKEDRIVFFVADDKANYGKLVAAFDGAKQAGAFVLGMATEDIPAAAAGAAAGDPAGDAAPAPAPAPTP; via the coding sequence ATGGCCAAGACGCGCAAGTTCGTCAAACCCGCGACCCCGCCCAACTCGGACATCAACGTCACGCCCCTGGTGGACGTGGTGCTGGTGCTCCTCATCATCTTCATGGTCGTCACGCCGCTCCTCGAGAAGGACATCGAGGTGCGCATCCCGGAGACGGAAGACGTGCCCGTGGAGCAGATGCCCCAGGACAACAACCAGCTCATCGTCAAGCTGGATGCCAACGGCACCTACTCCATCAACACGGATCCGGTGAGCCCGGAGGAGTACGTCGGCAAGCTCAAGCGCATGCTGGCCGCCAAGACGAAGGAGGACCGCATCGTCTTCTTCGTGGCGGACGACAAGGCCAACTACGGCAAGCTGGTGGCCGCTTTCGACGGCGCCAAGCAGGCCGGCGCCTTCGTGCTGGGCATGGCCACCGAGGACATCCCGGCGGCCGCCGCTGGCGCCGCGGCGGGCGATCCGGCGGGTGATGCGGCTCCCGCTCCGGCTCCCGCCCCGACTCCGTAG
- the recA gene encoding recombinase RecA, which translates to MNKLTEKLKAVAAAVAAIEKQFGKGAVMPLGGEVREQRVAVIPSGSVGLDRALGVGGYPRGRVVEIFGNESSGKTTLTLHAIAQVQAQGGVAAFIDAEHALDVNYARKLGVRVEELLISQPDTGEQALEITEQLVRSGAVDLIVVDSVAALVPRAEIEGEMGDAHMGVQARLMSQALRKLTGAVSRSGCCIIFINQIRMKIGVVFGNPETTTGGNALKFYSSVRMEIRRASNLKDGETVVGTRAKVKVVKNKVAPPFHEAEFDLLYGVGIHRAGEVLDLGVQAGLVDKAGSHFSLRGERIGQGRERATEWLREHPDAMEALARELVGTALPVPPPSASTEMEMPAAVA; encoded by the coding sequence ATGAACAAGCTGACGGAGAAGTTGAAGGCGGTGGCGGCGGCGGTGGCGGCGATCGAGAAGCAGTTCGGCAAGGGCGCGGTGATGCCCCTGGGCGGCGAGGTGCGCGAGCAGCGGGTGGCGGTCATCCCCTCGGGCTCGGTGGGGCTGGACCGGGCGCTCGGGGTGGGCGGCTACCCGCGCGGGCGCGTGGTGGAGATCTTCGGCAACGAGTCCTCGGGCAAGACGACGCTCACGCTGCATGCCATCGCGCAGGTGCAGGCGCAGGGAGGCGTGGCGGCCTTCATCGACGCGGAGCACGCGCTGGACGTCAACTACGCGCGCAAGCTGGGCGTGCGCGTGGAGGAGCTGCTCATCTCCCAGCCGGACACCGGCGAGCAGGCGCTGGAAATCACCGAGCAGCTCGTGCGCTCGGGGGCGGTGGATCTCATCGTGGTGGACTCGGTGGCGGCGCTGGTGCCGCGCGCGGAGATCGAGGGCGAGATGGGGGATGCGCACATGGGCGTGCAGGCGAGGCTGATGAGCCAGGCGCTGCGCAAGCTGACGGGCGCGGTGAGCCGCTCGGGGTGCTGCATCATCTTCATCAATCAAATCCGCATGAAGATCGGCGTGGTGTTCGGCAACCCGGAGACGACCACGGGAGGCAACGCGCTGAAGTTCTACTCCTCGGTGCGCATGGAGATCCGCCGTGCGAGCAACCTCAAGGACGGCGAGACGGTGGTGGGCACGCGGGCGAAGGTGAAGGTGGTGAAGAACAAGGTGGCCCCGCCCTTCCACGAGGCGGAGTTCGACCTGCTGTACGGCGTGGGCATCCACCGCGCGGGCGAGGTGCTGGACCTGGGGGTTCAGGCGGGGCTGGTGGACAAGGCGGGCAGCCACTTCAGCCTGCGGGGGGAGCGCATCGGACAGGGCCGGGAGCGGGCCACGGAGTGGCTGCGCGAGCACCCGGATGCCATGGAGGCGCTCGCCCGTGAGCTGGTGGGGACGGCGCTTCCCGTGCCCCCGCCGAGCGCCAGCACCGAGATGGAGATGCCCGCGGCGGTGGCCTAG
- a CDS encoding lysophospholipid acyltransferase family protein has translation MKLLSPLILLFQAVFLILWLVFWITVSGLAALLTLNGELPLMMARRFWAPMHWHITGSPLHVEPLPDVDWSKPHIFLMNHQSAFDIPVAFAVIPVNIRFIAKHVLKWIPFLGWYMAATGMIFLNRSNRREAMRSLKLAGERIRAGSNILAFPEGTRSKDGRILPFKKGSFVLAVEAGVPIIPMAVEGTRGMLPKGSIRLRRHPIRVKVGQPISTEGIKGAEREVLMNQVRDIIIQLHRDIGGEGGVPEEPPASENPQNADLAP, from the coding sequence ATGAAGCTCCTGTCCCCCCTCATCCTGCTCTTCCAGGCCGTCTTCCTCATCCTGTGGCTGGTGTTCTGGATTACCGTGTCCGGGCTGGCGGCGCTCCTCACGCTCAATGGGGAGCTGCCACTGATGATGGCGCGGCGCTTCTGGGCGCCCATGCACTGGCACATCACCGGCTCGCCCCTGCACGTGGAGCCGCTGCCGGACGTCGACTGGAGCAAGCCCCACATCTTCCTGATGAATCACCAGTCCGCCTTCGACATCCCCGTGGCGTTCGCGGTGATTCCGGTGAACATCCGCTTCATCGCCAAGCACGTGCTCAAGTGGATTCCCTTCCTCGGCTGGTACATGGCGGCAACGGGGATGATCTTCCTCAACCGCTCCAACCGGCGCGAGGCCATGCGCAGTCTGAAGTTGGCGGGTGAGCGCATCCGCGCCGGCTCCAACATCCTCGCCTTCCCCGAGGGGACGCGCTCGAAGGACGGGCGCATCCTCCCCTTCAAGAAGGGCTCGTTCGTGCTCGCCGTGGAGGCCGGAGTGCCCATCATCCCGATGGCCGTCGAGGGCACGCGCGGGATGCTCCCCAAAGGCAGCATCCGGCTGCGGCGCCACCCCATCCGGGTGAAGGTGGGCCAGCCCATCTCCACCGAGGGAATCAAGGGAGCCGAGCGCGAGGTCCTCATGAACCAGGTGCGCGACATCATCATCCAGCTCCACCGGGACATCGGGGGCGAAGGAGGCGTGCCAGAGGAGCCCCCCGCGTCGGAGAACCCCCAGAACGCCGACCTCGCCCCCTGA
- a CDS encoding competence/damage-inducible protein A yields the protein MRVELLCTGDELVTGLTPDTNSPYLEARLFELGIKVTRVVLVGDVREDITRALREAASRADMVIVSGGLGPTADDFTAECAAAAAGVPLVQDAGTLEFLRERARKRGRELTPNVARMALVPEGSEVVPNPVGAAPLFIVRMEGCRLFFLPGVPREYRALVDGEVLPRVRSELEKKPERTYRAFRLLRTVGIPESVLDARVAPLAVAHPRVVFGFRTHAPENQLKLLAEAPSQAEAESALAAAEAAARRELGLAVYGADGDTYAVVLAKLLTEARATLALAESCTGGLIAAQLTGVSGASNFLMGGAVVYTEQMKTAWAGVPAELLARHGAVSSPVAVAMAEGIRAACGTTFGLSVTGFAGPTGGTPEDPVGTVYCALAAEGAPTRCERFSIPGDRDLVRLFAASYALELLRERLLTAPSTP from the coding sequence ATGCGCGTCGAGCTCCTGTGTACCGGTGACGAGCTCGTCACCGGTCTGACCCCTGACACCAACAGCCCCTACCTGGAAGCACGGCTCTTCGAGCTGGGCATCAAGGTGACGCGGGTGGTGCTGGTGGGGGATGTGCGCGAGGACATCACCCGCGCCCTGCGCGAGGCCGCGAGCCGGGCGGACATGGTCATCGTCTCCGGCGGGCTGGGCCCCACGGCGGATGACTTCACCGCCGAGTGTGCCGCCGCCGCCGCGGGCGTGCCGCTCGTCCAGGACGCGGGGACCCTCGAGTTCCTCCGCGAGCGAGCCAGGAAGCGGGGCCGGGAGCTGACGCCCAACGTGGCTCGCATGGCGCTCGTTCCCGAGGGCTCGGAGGTGGTGCCCAACCCCGTGGGCGCCGCGCCCCTGTTCATCGTCCGCATGGAGGGCTGCCGGCTCTTCTTCCTTCCCGGAGTGCCCCGCGAGTACCGGGCGCTGGTGGACGGTGAGGTGCTGCCGCGCGTGCGCTCGGAGCTGGAGAAGAAGCCGGAGCGCACGTACCGCGCCTTCCGCCTGTTGCGGACGGTGGGCATCCCCGAGTCCGTCCTCGACGCGCGCGTGGCTCCGCTGGCCGTGGCGCACCCCCGGGTGGTGTTCGGCTTCCGTACGCACGCGCCGGAGAACCAGCTCAAGCTGCTGGCGGAGGCGCCCTCCCAGGCCGAGGCCGAGTCCGCCCTGGCCGCCGCCGAGGCCGCCGCGCGCCGGGAGCTCGGCCTGGCGGTGTACGGCGCGGATGGGGACACCTACGCCGTCGTGCTGGCGAAGCTGCTGACGGAGGCCCGGGCCACGCTGGCGCTCGCGGAGAGCTGCACCGGGGGCCTCATCGCGGCGCAGCTCACCGGCGTGTCCGGTGCGAGCAACTTCCTCATGGGCGGAGCAGTCGTCTACACCGAGCAGATGAAGACGGCCTGGGCCGGAGTGCCAGCCGAGCTGCTGGCCCGCCACGGGGCCGTATCGAGCCCGGTGGCGGTGGCCATGGCCGAGGGCATCCGCGCCGCCTGCGGGACGACCTTTGGCCTGTCCGTGACCGGCTTCGCGGGCCCGACGGGGGGCACGCCCGAGGACCCGGTGGGCACCGTCTACTGTGCGCTCGCGGCGGAGGGGGCCCCCACCCGCTGCGAGCGCTTCTCCATTCCTGGCGATCGGGACCTCGTGCGTCTCTTCGCCGCCTCCTACGCGCTCGAATTGCTGCGTGAGCGCCTGCTGACCGCGCCTTCCACCCCATGA
- a CDS encoding YifB family Mg chelatase-like AAA ATPase, giving the protein MLARVRSGALMGIDAVVVECEVDMALGLPYFNVVGLPEGAVRESKVRVVSALKNCGFELPSKRITVNLAPADIRKEGAAFELPIALGVLAAARLMEEEPLSRYLFGGELALDGWVKPIKGVLPLAVAARDGGYEGVMVPAANAAEASLVEGIQVLAVQHLREAVDHLTGEKLLTPFMRENGSPALLRGRQAPLDMSDVRGQGDIKTALELAAAGGHNVLLCGPPGSGKTMLARRLPGILPAMTFDEALEVTKIYSVLGLLGDDQALMRERPFRAPHHTISDAGLVGGGPATRPGELSLAHHGVLFLDELPEFRKNVLEVLRQPLEEGSIHLARATQHITYPCRVMLVAAMNPCLCGYFNVPGRRCQCQEHRVFDYHSRVSGPLLDRIDITLQTRPVEYHHISRNGEEEPPSTYYRERVEAARERQRFRYRDEPGVHCNAQMPVRLLHRYCKPSPLAEKNLQMAMHRFGLSARAHDRILKLALSRADLEGHDRIEDEDMLLAIDCRQIDRRDWLHANTFGGPPPRQDVFSQVRRPGGNSRYPGDS; this is encoded by the coding sequence ATGCTGGCGCGGGTGCGGTCGGGCGCGTTGATGGGCATCGACGCGGTGGTGGTGGAGTGCGAGGTGGATATGGCCCTCGGGTTGCCCTACTTCAACGTGGTCGGGCTGCCGGAGGGAGCCGTGCGCGAGTCCAAGGTGCGCGTCGTCTCCGCGCTGAAGAACTGCGGCTTCGAGTTGCCCTCGAAGCGCATCACCGTGAACCTGGCCCCCGCGGACATCCGCAAGGAAGGGGCGGCCTTCGAGCTGCCCATCGCGCTGGGCGTCCTGGCGGCGGCCAGGCTGATGGAGGAGGAGCCCCTGTCACGCTACCTCTTCGGCGGCGAGCTGGCGCTGGACGGGTGGGTGAAGCCCATCAAGGGCGTGCTGCCGCTGGCCGTGGCGGCGCGTGACGGAGGTTACGAGGGGGTGATGGTGCCGGCGGCGAACGCGGCCGAGGCCTCGCTGGTGGAGGGCATCCAGGTCCTGGCCGTCCAGCACCTGCGCGAGGCGGTGGACCACCTCACCGGAGAGAAGCTCCTGACCCCCTTCATGCGCGAGAACGGCTCCCCTGCCCTCCTCCGCGGACGCCAGGCCCCGCTCGACATGTCCGACGTCCGGGGCCAGGGGGACATCAAGACGGCCCTGGAGCTGGCCGCCGCTGGAGGCCACAACGTGCTGCTCTGCGGCCCTCCAGGCTCGGGCAAGACGATGCTCGCCCGGCGGCTGCCCGGCATCCTCCCCGCCATGACGTTCGACGAGGCGCTGGAGGTGACGAAGATCTACTCCGTGCTCGGCTTGCTCGGAGACGACCAGGCGCTGATGCGCGAGCGGCCCTTCCGCGCTCCCCACCACACCATCTCCGACGCGGGGCTCGTAGGAGGGGGTCCGGCCACGAGGCCCGGAGAGCTCTCCCTGGCACACCATGGCGTGCTGTTCCTCGACGAGCTGCCCGAGTTCCGCAAGAACGTGCTGGAGGTGCTGCGCCAACCGCTGGAGGAGGGCTCCATCCACCTGGCGCGCGCGACACAGCACATCACCTATCCCTGCCGGGTGATGCTGGTGGCGGCGATGAACCCCTGCCTGTGCGGCTACTTCAACGTCCCCGGGCGGAGATGCCAGTGCCAGGAGCACCGCGTCTTCGACTACCACTCGCGGGTGAGCGGTCCCCTGTTGGACCGCATCGACATCACCCTGCAGACGCGCCCGGTGGAGTACCACCACATCTCACGCAACGGCGAGGAGGAGCCGCCGAGCACCTACTACCGGGAGCGCGTGGAGGCCGCCCGCGAGCGCCAGCGGTTCCGCTACCGCGACGAGCCGGGAGTCCACTGCAACGCGCAGATGCCGGTGCGGCTGCTGCACCGCTACTGCAAGCCGTCTCCGCTCGCCGAGAAGAATCTCCAGATGGCCATGCACCGCTTCGGCCTGTCCGCGCGCGCCCATGACCGCATCCTCAAGCTGGCGCTATCCCGGGCGGACCTCGAAGGGCACGACCGCATCGAGGACGAGGACATGCTCCTCGCCATCGACTGCCGGCAGATCGACCGGCGGGACTGGCTGCACGCCAACACCTTTGGCGGCCCTCCACCCCGCCAGGATGTCTTCAGCCAAGTGCGGCGTCCCGGGGGGAACTCCCGGTATCCGGGGGACTCTTGA